A genomic stretch from Desulfohalobium retbaense DSM 5692 includes:
- a CDS encoding glycosyltransferase → MKICMFTNTYLPHVGGVARSVHTFAQDLRRLGHEVMVVAPTFPGVNPRQEDPQKILRLPAIQNFNGSDFSLSLPLPTLIENGLDEFNPDIIHSHHPFLLGDSALRGARQRGVPLVFTHHTMYERYTHYVPFNSKAMQRLAVHLSTDYANLCTRVVAPSQSVAKLLRKRGVVTPIHEVPTGVDLQAMRSGSGSEVRRRLGLSDDTVVIGHLGRLAPEKNLEFLARSVARAIAALKDTKAVFMVVGSGPSQKAIREIFSRAGLNHTLLETGKLTGQDLSNAFQAMDLFAFASHTETQGMVLTEAMAAGTPVVALDAPGVREVVSNDVNGRLLGAASNEETLAQALAELVRAPDKRQTMREHALTTAEAFSRTNCAKRLLRVYEAALNDTPHRAQRDRLTAWDQLRLRLRTEWDLLSHRASAGANAVIEAPRNDAELE, encoded by the coding sequence ATGAAGATCTGCATGTTCACCAATACCTATCTCCCCCATGTCGGCGGTGTAGCCCGTTCGGTGCACACCTTTGCGCAGGATCTGCGCCGCCTGGGACATGAGGTCATGGTGGTCGCTCCGACTTTCCCCGGGGTCAATCCCCGGCAGGAGGATCCGCAGAAGATCCTGCGCCTGCCGGCCATACAGAATTTCAACGGCAGCGATTTCTCGCTGAGTCTTCCCCTGCCGACCCTGATCGAAAACGGCCTGGATGAGTTCAACCCCGATATCATCCACAGCCACCACCCGTTTCTTTTAGGGGATTCGGCCCTGCGCGGCGCGCGGCAACGGGGAGTCCCCCTGGTCTTCACCCACCACACGATGTACGAGCGCTACACCCACTATGTCCCATTCAACTCCAAGGCCATGCAGCGCTTGGCCGTGCATCTGTCTACGGATTACGCCAACCTCTGTACCCGGGTCGTGGCCCCGAGTCAGAGCGTGGCCAAACTGCTGCGCAAACGGGGGGTGGTCACGCCGATCCATGAAGTGCCAACTGGCGTCGATCTCCAGGCCATGCGTAGCGGATCCGGCAGTGAGGTCCGCAGAAGGCTGGGCCTCAGCGACGACACCGTGGTCATCGGTCATCTTGGCAGACTGGCTCCGGAAAAAAACCTCGAATTCCTCGCCCGGAGTGTGGCCAGAGCTATTGCAGCCCTGAAGGACACCAAGGCGGTTTTCATGGTTGTCGGATCCGGGCCGAGCCAGAAAGCGATCCGGGAAATTTTTTCCCGGGCTGGTCTCAACCACACGCTCCTGGAGACCGGCAAACTCACGGGGCAGGATCTGAGCAACGCCTTTCAGGCCATGGACCTGTTTGCCTTCGCCTCGCATACCGAAACCCAGGGCATGGTCCTCACTGAAGCCATGGCCGCCGGGACCCCGGTCGTCGCTCTCGACGCCCCGGGGGTACGGGAGGTGGTTTCCAACGACGTCAACGGCCGCCTCCTGGGGGCCGCCAGCAACGAAGAAACCCTCGCGCAGGCCCTGGCAGAGTTGGTCCGCGCGCCTGACAAACGCCAGACGATGCGCGAACACGCTTTGACCACAGCGGAAGCCTTCAGCCGGACCAATTGCGCCAAACGGTTGCTGCGAGTCTATGAAGCGGCCCTGAACGACACCCCTCACCGGGCGCAACGCGACCGCCTGACGGCCTGGGACCAGCTCCGCCTGCGGTTGCGCACCGAGTGGGATCTCCTTTCGCACCGGGCCAGTGCCGGAGCCAACGCCGTCATAGAAGCCCCGCGTAACGACGCCGAACTGGAATAA
- a CDS encoding type IV pilin protein, which yields MQMSKRNERGFTLIELLIVVAIIGILAAIAIPQFTKYKASAMESQLEGNLSNCISILSAQFADNGTASYDCSLGDSTVTLEIGSDGLVDEATNSTDSLSNIAVESYDDANCTLTTDNDVTDIDCTVE from the coding sequence ATGCAGATGTCCAAACGGAATGAACGCGGTTTTACCTTGATCGAACTGCTCATCGTCGTAGCCATTATCGGTATCCTGGCCGCCATCGCTATCCCGCAGTTTACGAAGTATAAGGCTAGTGCTATGGAGTCCCAGCTGGAAGGAAATTTAAGTAATTGTATTAGTATATTGTCTGCGCAGTTTGCTGACAATGGGACTGCAAGTTATGATTGTTCATTAGGTGATAGCACTGTGACCTTGGAGATAGGTTCAGATGGTCTGGTAGATGAGGCTACCAACTCTACTGATAGCCTCAGCAATATAGCTGTAGAAAGTTATGATGATGCAAATTGCACACTGACTACTGACAATGATGTGACTGATATAGATTGTACTGTTGAGTAG
- the acs gene encoding acetate--CoA ligase, whose translation MGGSDEHIESMMHERRHFPPPRHGSERAHIPGPEAYDDLRDQAARDPEGFWAERAKALLDWDSEWDTVLEADWETPEFKWFAGGKLNACANCLDRHVASGRGEKTALIWQGEPEDDVRQFTYAELRDEVVKFAKVLKKWGVGKGDRVAVYLPMIPELPIAMLACARIGAVHSVVFAGFSAHSLQNRIQDCEAKVLITADAVIRAGKQIPLKTNGDEALEACPSVEHCIVVNRAGLDVAMHEGRDVWWHDAVAGDDGTDCPPESMDAEDLLFILYTSGSTGKPKGVVHTTGGYLTYTAQTTQWVFDIQEDDVYWCTADIGWITGHSYILYGPLALGATTVMFEGVPSYPQPDRFWQVVEKFKVTIFYTAPTVIRALMREGPQWTETRDLSSLRLLGSVGEPINPEAWMWYHDHVGKGELPVLDTWWQTETGGIMISAVPYATTLKPGSASQPLPGIEADIVDRDGEPVGPNRGGHLVVKTPWPGMLRNVYGDPARYKSTYFERFPGMYESGDSARMDEEGYFWIMGRLDDVINVSGHRLGTAEIESALVAHEAVAEAAVVGMPHEVKGQAIYAYVTLKSTFQENDELRKVLRQHVRTEIGAIATPEIIQFAPGLPKTRSGKIMRRILRKIAADETNAFGDTSTLADPTVIADLIDGKNLLGK comes from the coding sequence ATGGGTGGCTCAGACGAACACATTGAGAGCATGATGCACGAAAGGCGGCACTTTCCACCGCCACGCCACGGCAGCGAACGGGCCCACATCCCGGGCCCGGAGGCCTATGATGACCTGCGCGACCAGGCAGCCAGGGATCCGGAGGGGTTCTGGGCCGAACGAGCCAAAGCGTTATTGGATTGGGACAGTGAATGGGACACGGTCCTCGAGGCAGATTGGGAGACACCGGAATTCAAATGGTTCGCTGGCGGCAAACTCAACGCCTGCGCCAATTGCCTGGACCGCCACGTCGCCAGCGGCCGAGGGGAAAAGACCGCACTGATCTGGCAGGGGGAGCCGGAAGACGACGTGCGGCAGTTCACCTACGCTGAATTGCGCGATGAAGTGGTCAAATTCGCCAAGGTCCTCAAAAAATGGGGCGTGGGCAAAGGGGACCGGGTCGCCGTCTATCTGCCCATGATCCCGGAGTTGCCCATCGCCATGCTCGCTTGCGCCCGCATCGGCGCCGTGCACTCGGTGGTTTTTGCCGGGTTCTCGGCCCACAGCCTGCAAAACCGCATCCAGGACTGCGAGGCCAAGGTCCTGATTACCGCTGACGCGGTCATCCGGGCCGGCAAGCAGATTCCCTTGAAGACCAACGGGGACGAGGCCCTGGAAGCCTGCCCATCGGTGGAGCATTGCATCGTGGTCAACCGGGCCGGACTGGACGTCGCCATGCACGAGGGGCGAGACGTCTGGTGGCACGACGCCGTGGCCGGCGACGACGGAACGGACTGCCCGCCGGAATCCATGGACGCCGAGGATCTGCTGTTCATCCTCTACACCAGCGGCTCGACCGGCAAACCCAAAGGGGTCGTGCACACCACGGGTGGCTATCTGACTTATACGGCCCAGACCACCCAATGGGTCTTTGATATCCAGGAGGACGACGTCTATTGGTGCACCGCGGACATCGGCTGGATCACCGGCCACTCTTACATCCTCTACGGCCCGCTGGCCCTGGGCGCGACCACGGTCATGTTCGAGGGCGTGCCCTCCTATCCGCAGCCGGACCGGTTCTGGCAGGTGGTCGAGAAATTCAAGGTGACAATTTTTTACACCGCCCCCACGGTCATCCGAGCCCTGATGCGTGAAGGGCCTCAATGGACCGAAACCCGGGATCTTTCCTCCCTGCGGCTGCTCGGCTCCGTGGGCGAGCCCATCAATCCCGAGGCCTGGATGTGGTACCACGACCACGTCGGCAAGGGGGAATTGCCGGTGCTGGATACCTGGTGGCAGACCGAAACCGGCGGGATCATGATCTCGGCTGTGCCTTACGCCACGACGCTGAAACCGGGATCAGCCAGCCAGCCGCTGCCGGGCATCGAAGCCGATATCGTCGATCGCGACGGAGAACCGGTGGGACCGAACCGCGGGGGGCATCTGGTGGTCAAGACACCGTGGCCCGGGATGCTCCGCAACGTATACGGCGATCCGGCCCGCTACAAATCGACCTATTTTGAACGCTTTCCTGGGATGTACGAATCCGGGGACTCGGCCCGCATGGATGAGGAAGGGTATTTCTGGATCATGGGTCGGCTGGACGACGTCATCAATGTCTCCGGGCACCGTCTGGGCACCGCGGAGATCGAATCCGCCCTGGTGGCCCACGAAGCCGTGGCCGAAGCCGCGGTGGTCGGCATGCCCCATGAGGTCAAGGGCCAGGCTATCTACGCTTACGTGACCCTGAAGTCGACCTTCCAGGAAAACGATGAGTTGCGCAAGGTCCTGCGCCAGCACGTGCGCACCGAGATCGGGGCCATCGCCACGCCGGAGATCATCCAGTTCGCGCCCGGCCTGCCCAAGACCCGCTCGGGGAAGATCATGCGCCGTATCCTGCGCAAGATCGCCGCGGACGAGACCAACGCCTTCGGCGACACCTCGACCCTGGCCGATCCCACGGTTATTGCCGACTTGATAGATGGTAAGAATTTGTTGGGGAAATAA
- the uvrA gene encoding excinuclease ABC subunit UvrA has translation MQTSISISGAKQHNLKNLDLDIPRDQLVVVCGPSGSGKSTLAFDIVYAEGQRRYVESLSTYARQFLPQLDKPKVDKVEGLSPAISLEQHTSSRNPRSTVGTVTELYDFLRVFFARLGVPYCPQCGKPIAAQSSDEIIDDIMALQERTKFMLLAPLVEHKKGTQAELFKKLKGQGFVRVRVDGEVVPLDPAPQLEKNKRHTLELVVDRLVMKQGLRSRLADSVELALQFGEGRLILDIIGDEEKLYSTEAVCPSCNISLPKPSPQLFSFNSPQGACPTCSGLGALDYFEPRLLAPNKGLSLNGGGIIPWKNPRVLARFADDLHALGHRYGFDLDTALGNFSEQAWQALFYGDEATGWPGAISHLEAGMGLGRFWRDEMARFRQSAPCPACHGARLKPESLAVRVEGVNIQDFTTWSIAHALEWLEGLRFTGFQKTIGDPLLQELTHRLRFLADVGLDYLNLARNMSTLSGGEAQRIRLAGQLGSGLVGVTYVLDEPSIGLHPRDNARLIRTLRQLQQRGNTVLVVEHDRPTIEAADHVLELGPGSGALGGEIIYSGGVEGLRQAPDSLTGKYLRGELAIEPPATRREPTSMLHLQGVRTNNLQNLECSLPLGNLVCITGVSGSGKSSLVVDSLYKHLALAQGIKVENPGQIDNISGTEAVEKVIPIDQSPIGRTPRSNPATYTKVFDEIRKIFAATPEAKKRGYKPGRFSFNVRGGRCEACQGDGQIRVEMHFLPDVFVTCEVCGGKRYNRETLEVRYKDLDISEVLGLSVRQARALFSNYPVLDRKLGVLEEVGLEYLALGQPATTLSGGEAQRLKISRELGKRSLPGTLYILDEPTTGLHMHEVGKLIQVLHKLVDKGASVMVIEHNTDVIKAADHVIDLGPGGGEFGGLIVASGTPEEIRDNPQSVTGEFLRNGRTG, from the coding sequence ATGCAAACGAGCATTTCCATATCCGGGGCCAAACAGCACAACCTCAAGAATCTCGATCTCGACATCCCCCGCGACCAGTTGGTGGTCGTCTGCGGACCGTCCGGCTCCGGGAAGTCGACCCTCGCCTTTGACATCGTCTACGCCGAAGGACAACGCCGCTACGTCGAATCCCTGTCCACCTACGCCCGGCAGTTTCTGCCCCAACTGGACAAACCCAAAGTGGACAAGGTCGAAGGGCTTTCCCCGGCGATCTCCCTGGAGCAGCACACCTCGTCGCGCAACCCCCGTTCGACTGTGGGAACCGTGACCGAATTGTACGACTTTTTGCGCGTCTTTTTCGCCCGGCTCGGCGTGCCGTATTGCCCCCAGTGCGGCAAACCCATCGCGGCCCAGAGTTCGGACGAGATCATCGACGACATCATGGCCCTGCAGGAACGGACCAAATTCATGCTCCTGGCCCCCCTGGTCGAACACAAGAAAGGCACCCAGGCCGAGCTTTTCAAGAAACTCAAGGGGCAGGGATTTGTCCGCGTTCGGGTCGACGGCGAGGTTGTTCCCCTGGACCCGGCACCGCAACTCGAGAAGAACAAACGCCACACCCTGGAACTGGTGGTCGACCGACTGGTCATGAAGCAGGGGCTTCGCAGCCGGCTGGCCGACTCTGTGGAACTTGCCCTGCAATTCGGCGAGGGCCGGCTCATTCTGGACATCATCGGCGACGAGGAAAAACTCTACAGCACCGAAGCGGTCTGCCCCAGCTGCAATATCAGTCTGCCCAAACCCTCCCCCCAGCTCTTTTCCTTTAACAGCCCGCAAGGGGCGTGCCCTACCTGCTCCGGCCTGGGCGCTCTCGACTATTTCGAACCCCGCCTTCTGGCCCCGAATAAAGGCCTCTCGCTCAACGGTGGCGGGATCATTCCCTGGAAAAATCCCCGCGTTCTGGCCCGCTTTGCAGACGACCTCCACGCCTTGGGCCATCGCTACGGCTTCGACCTGGACACCGCTTTGGGAAATTTCAGTGAGCAGGCTTGGCAGGCGCTGTTTTACGGAGACGAGGCCACCGGCTGGCCGGGAGCTATCAGTCACCTGGAGGCCGGCATGGGCCTGGGCCGGTTCTGGCGCGACGAAATGGCCCGCTTCCGGCAAAGCGCCCCCTGCCCGGCCTGTCATGGGGCGCGCTTGAAGCCGGAATCCCTGGCCGTTCGGGTCGAGGGCGTCAATATCCAGGACTTCACCACCTGGTCCATCGCCCATGCCCTGGAATGGCTCGAAGGACTCCGTTTCACCGGGTTTCAAAAGACCATCGGCGACCCACTGCTCCAGGAATTGACCCACCGACTCCGGTTTTTGGCCGATGTCGGGCTCGACTACCTGAACCTGGCCCGGAACATGTCCACCCTTTCCGGGGGGGAGGCCCAGCGTATCCGCCTTGCCGGACAACTCGGCTCCGGGCTCGTCGGGGTGACCTATGTCCTGGATGAGCCGTCCATCGGCCTGCACCCCCGGGACAATGCCCGGTTAATCCGAACCCTGCGCCAGCTTCAGCAGCGCGGCAACACGGTCCTGGTGGTTGAACACGACCGGCCGACCATCGAAGCCGCCGACCACGTCCTCGAACTCGGGCCGGGGTCGGGCGCCCTTGGGGGAGAGATCATCTACAGCGGCGGCGTGGAAGGGCTGCGCCAGGCTCCGGATTCGCTGACCGGCAAATACCTGCGAGGGGAGTTGGCCATCGAACCCCCGGCCACCCGGCGCGAACCCACGAGTATGTTGCATCTTCAGGGCGTGCGGACCAATAACCTGCAGAACCTGGAGTGCAGTCTGCCCCTTGGCAATCTGGTCTGCATCACCGGTGTTTCGGGTTCGGGCAAGAGTTCGCTGGTCGTGGACTCGCTGTACAAGCACCTTGCCCTGGCCCAGGGCATCAAGGTCGAAAACCCTGGGCAGATCGACAATATCAGCGGAACCGAGGCCGTGGAAAAGGTCATTCCCATCGACCAGAGCCCCATCGGCCGCACTCCCCGCTCCAACCCGGCCACCTACACCAAGGTCTTTGATGAAATCCGGAAGATCTTTGCCGCCACGCCTGAGGCCAAAAAACGGGGCTACAAACCCGGCCGCTTCAGTTTCAACGTTCGCGGTGGCCGCTGCGAGGCGTGTCAGGGCGACGGCCAGATCCGGGTCGAAATGCATTTTCTGCCCGATGTGTTCGTCACCTGCGAGGTCTGCGGCGGAAAACGGTACAACCGCGAGACCCTGGAAGTGCGCTACAAGGACCTGGATATCTCCGAGGTCCTTGGCCTCAGTGTCCGCCAGGCCCGGGCCCTGTTCAGCAATTACCCGGTCCTGGACCGCAAGCTCGGGGTTTTGGAAGAGGTCGGCCTCGAATACCTCGCCCTGGGACAGCCGGCCACTACTCTTTCCGGCGGCGAGGCCCAGCGCCTCAAAATCTCCCGTGAACTCGGCAAACGCTCCCTGCCAGGCACCCTCTACATCCTCGACGAGCCGACCACGGGGCTGCACATGCACGAAGTCGGCAAGCTCATTCAGGTCCTGCACAAGCTCGTGGACAAAGGGGCCAGTGTCATGGTCATCGAGCACAACACCGACGTGATCAAGGCCGCAGACCATGTCATTGATCTCGGTCCCGGCGGCGGCGAATTCGGAGGCCTGATCGTGGCCAGCGGCACTCCGGAGGAAATCCGGGACAATCCGCAATCCGTGACCGGCGAGTTCTTGCGTAACGGCCGCACCGGATAG
- a CDS encoding Bax inhibitor-1/YccA family protein, producing MADFRNITATQSSAVAINAFMRGVYTWMSGGLLLTAVVAFGVINTPALIQTVASNPTILLVLILAELGLVLTISAGISKLSGTMATSLFMLYSGLNGVTLAPILLLYTGASVAGTFVICAGMFGAMSLYGLTTKKDLTSWGSFLFMGLIGIVLAAVVNMFLQSAMIEFVISGVGVLVFTGLTAWDTQQLKTMGETAPADDATAVRRGTILGALRLYLDFINLFLMLLRFFGQMRE from the coding sequence ATGGCAGATTTTCGTAATATCACCGCAACCCAGTCCAGCGCGGTGGCTATCAACGCCTTCATGCGCGGAGTCTACACCTGGATGTCTGGCGGCCTGCTGCTCACGGCCGTGGTCGCTTTCGGGGTCATCAACACCCCGGCGCTCATCCAGACCGTGGCCAGCAATCCGACCATCCTGCTGGTGCTCATCCTGGCCGAACTCGGCCTGGTCCTGACCATCAGCGCCGGCATCTCCAAACTCTCCGGGACCATGGCCACGAGCCTGTTCATGCTCTACAGCGGCCTCAACGGCGTCACCCTGGCCCCTATCCTGCTGCTGTACACCGGCGCCTCAGTGGCCGGGACCTTTGTCATCTGCGCCGGCATGTTCGGAGCCATGTCCCTCTACGGCTTGACCACGAAAAAGGACCTGACCTCCTGGGGCAGCTTCCTGTTCATGGGCCTGATCGGGATCGTCCTCGCCGCGGTGGTGAACATGTTCCTGCAAAGCGCCATGATCGAATTCGTGATCAGCGGTGTCGGCGTTCTGGTCTTCACCGGCCTGACCGCCTGGGACACCCAGCAGCTCAAGACCATGGGTGAAACCGCCCCGGCCGACGACGCCACCGCTGTGCGCCGCGGCACCATTCTCGGCGCCCTGCGGCTCTATCTCGACTTCATCAATCTCTTTCTCATGCTCCTGCGCTTCTTCGGCCAGATGCGCGAGTAA
- a CDS encoding bifunctional acetate--CoA ligase family protein/GNAT family N-acetyltransferase, whose amino-acid sequence MSLKNLDALFRPKSVAIVGASNRPMSIGAVVMHNLLKADFPGPIMPVNPKYRAVSGVLAYPNVSRLPVTPDLAVICTPPRTVPGFVEELGKRGAKAAVVMSTDLDTITDREGRTLQENMLAAAREYGVRILGPNCLGLIIPGNGLNASFAHTDVLPGRIAFVSQSDSLSQAVLDWASSRGIGFSHFVSLGDSSDIDFHGVIDYLGNDPFTKSILLYIEDIKNARPFMSAVRSSSRNKPILVIKGGREELGKESRISHAGMLTSHDDVYDAAFRRAGMLRVFEVHALFDAVETLARSQPIQGNRLAILANGRGPGVMATDALLGRGGTLATLSEDTIRGLDNVLGGKWSRSNPIQIPDHAVSETYAEALRHLVADDTIDAVLVMHVPSSFVSADDIAGAIVTVAGGQKSNVLTSWLGDQGVESARRILTLAGLPTYDTPDKAVRAFLDMDRYRRNQELLMETPDSAPAEFTPDAAAARAVIRKALEEGRATLSEPEAKEVLGAYGIPIVPTRIALDDEEAQLLAWDLGYPVALKAYSPDILHKSEVGGVALDLESPEEVEHAMGSIKGRLQKLKPDARLQGFTVQKMARRPGSYELYVGATTDPVFGPVILFGEGGTAVEVIRDRAVGLPPLNMTLAKELIQQTRIARMLQSHPEQPNGVDMDAVRLTLMQVSQLIIDIPEVMELDINPLIVDHEGVLVLDARLVVGQTKESGPQRLAIRPYPKELEERLELQDNRAVLLRPIRPEDEPAHVRFINSLTPEDIRLRFFGHVREFPHSQMARFTQIDYDREMAFIAKDKGGDGEDLETLGVVRAFFDPDNIRAEFAIVVRSDLKLRGLGSILMAKMISYCQSRGTKELVAQTLRENKGMRALGKKFGFKILPMDDDEEMIELKLELNGSGEETSQD is encoded by the coding sequence ATGAGTCTCAAGAATCTCGATGCCTTGTTCCGGCCCAAGTCCGTGGCCATTGTCGGTGCCTCCAACCGCCCCATGAGTATCGGGGCTGTGGTCATGCACAATCTGCTCAAAGCGGATTTCCCCGGTCCGATCATGCCGGTCAATCCCAAGTACCGTGCGGTCTCCGGGGTCCTGGCTTATCCCAATGTCAGCCGTCTGCCGGTCACCCCGGATCTGGCCGTGATCTGCACCCCGCCGCGGACCGTGCCCGGTTTTGTCGAGGAACTCGGCAAACGGGGCGCCAAGGCGGCGGTGGTCATGTCCACGGACCTGGACACCATAACCGATCGCGAGGGGCGGACTCTGCAGGAAAACATGCTCGCGGCGGCGCGGGAATACGGGGTGCGGATCCTGGGACCCAACTGCCTCGGGCTGATCATTCCCGGCAACGGGCTCAACGCGAGTTTTGCGCACACCGATGTCCTGCCTGGACGTATCGCCTTTGTCTCCCAATCCGACTCCCTGAGCCAGGCTGTGCTCGACTGGGCCTCTTCGCGGGGCATCGGCTTTTCCCATTTCGTCTCCCTCGGCGACAGCTCGGACATCGATTTCCACGGGGTCATCGATTACCTGGGCAACGATCCCTTCACCAAATCCATTCTCCTGTACATCGAAGATATCAAAAACGCCCGTCCGTTCATGTCCGCGGTGCGCTCCTCATCACGCAACAAACCGATTTTGGTCATCAAGGGCGGCCGCGAGGAATTGGGTAAGGAGAGCCGCATCTCCCATGCCGGGATGCTCACCAGCCATGACGACGTGTATGACGCCGCCTTCCGGCGAGCCGGTATGCTGCGGGTCTTCGAGGTCCACGCCCTGTTCGACGCTGTGGAGACTCTGGCCCGCTCGCAACCGATCCAGGGCAACCGCTTGGCGATTCTGGCTAACGGCCGCGGTCCCGGGGTCATGGCCACCGACGCCTTGCTCGGCCGCGGCGGGACCTTGGCAACCCTCTCCGAGGACACCATCCGCGGCCTGGACAATGTGCTTGGCGGCAAGTGGTCCCGGAGCAATCCGATCCAGATCCCGGACCACGCCGTGAGCGAGACTTATGCCGAAGCGCTGCGTCATCTGGTGGCCGATGATACCATCGACGCGGTCCTGGTCATGCATGTGCCGTCATCGTTCGTCTCCGCCGATGATATCGCCGGGGCGATCGTGACTGTGGCTGGGGGGCAGAAGAGCAATGTGCTCACGAGTTGGCTCGGGGATCAGGGGGTGGAATCGGCGCGGCGGATTCTGACCCTGGCCGGGTTGCCGACCTACGATACTCCGGACAAGGCCGTGCGGGCCTTTCTGGATATGGACCGTTACCGGCGCAACCAGGAACTGTTGATGGAAACCCCGGATTCGGCGCCGGCCGAATTCACACCGGACGCGGCCGCAGCCCGGGCGGTGATCCGCAAGGCGCTCGAGGAAGGGCGGGCCACGCTCAGTGAACCGGAAGCCAAAGAGGTCCTGGGGGCCTACGGGATTCCCATTGTGCCCACCCGGATCGCCCTGGACGATGAGGAGGCCCAGCTTTTGGCCTGGGATCTGGGTTATCCGGTGGCCTTGAAAGCTTATTCCCCGGATATTTTGCACAAATCGGAGGTCGGTGGGGTGGCCCTGGATCTCGAATCCCCGGAAGAAGTCGAACACGCCATGGGCTCGATCAAGGGCCGCTTGCAAAAACTCAAACCCGACGCGCGACTGCAGGGGTTTACGGTCCAGAAAATGGCCCGGCGGCCGGGTTCCTACGAACTGTATGTTGGGGCGACCACCGATCCGGTGTTTGGACCGGTGATCCTTTTCGGCGAGGGGGGCACGGCCGTGGAAGTCATCCGCGATCGGGCCGTGGGGTTGCCACCGCTGAACATGACCCTGGCCAAGGAACTGATCCAGCAGACCCGCATCGCCCGTATGCTCCAGAGCCATCCGGAACAGCCCAACGGCGTGGACATGGATGCGGTCCGCCTGACCCTGATGCAGGTCTCGCAATTGATCATCGATATTCCGGAGGTCATGGAACTGGACATCAATCCGCTTATCGTCGATCACGAAGGGGTCCTGGTCCTGGACGCTCGCCTGGTGGTCGGCCAAACCAAGGAATCCGGACCACAACGACTCGCCATCCGCCCCTACCCCAAAGAACTCGAAGAGCGGCTCGAACTCCAGGACAACCGCGCGGTGCTGCTGCGCCCGATCCGGCCCGAGGACGAACCCGCCCATGTCCGCTTTATCAACAGCCTGACCCCGGAAGACATCCGGCTCAGATTTTTCGGGCACGTCCGGGAATTTCCCCATTCCCAGATGGCCCGCTTCACCCAGATCGATTACGACCGGGAAATGGCCTTTATTGCCAAGGACAAGGGTGGTGACGGAGAGGACCTGGAGACCCTGGGCGTAGTCCGGGCCTTTTTCGATCCGGACAACATCCGGGCCGAATTCGCCATCGTGGTCCGCAGCGATCTCAAGCTCCGCGGCCTGGGGTCGATCCTCATGGCCAAGATGATCAGCTATTGCCAGAGCCGGGGCACAAAAGAACTCGTCGCCCAGACCTTGCGCGAAAACAAGGGCATGCGGGCGCTGGGCAAGAAATTCGGTTTCAAGATCCTGCCCATGGACGACGATGAGGAGATGATCGAATTGAAGCTGGAGCTCAACGGCAGCGGGGAGGAGACGTCTCAGGACTAG
- a CDS encoding lactate utilization protein, producing MSTHFDFYWQKRFDAVQKALEKNKFAVYQVKDVQEAKTLVLQTLLPETGAHSVSWGGSGTFRETGLYETLRDSDFEIIDTYDKSISVEDQLERRRRAMLVDVFFTSTNALTEDGCLVNLDMIGNRINGLTFGPRHVVVLVGRNKIVPDVETGMDRIKNYVAPINAFKLGKKTPCAETGFCQDCDSPERICNTWTITEKSFPKGRVRVVLVNQDLGI from the coding sequence ATGAGCACCCATTTTGATTTTTATTGGCAGAAGCGATTTGACGCTGTGCAAAAGGCCTTGGAGAAAAATAAGTTCGCTGTGTATCAAGTCAAAGATGTCCAGGAGGCCAAGACGCTGGTACTGCAGACCCTGCTGCCGGAAACCGGCGCGCACTCGGTCTCCTGGGGTGGTTCCGGGACATTCCGGGAAACCGGGCTCTATGAAACGTTGCGCGATTCAGATTTCGAAATCATCGACACCTATGACAAGTCGATTTCGGTGGAGGACCAGTTGGAACGCCGCCGCCGGGCCATGCTGGTGGATGTCTTTTTTACCTCCACCAATGCGTTGACCGAGGACGGGTGCCTGGTGAACCTGGACATGATTGGCAACCGGATCAACGGGTTGACGTTTGGCCCCAGGCATGTGGTCGTCCTGGTCGGCCGGAACAAGATCGTGCCCGATGTTGAGACCGGTATGGATCGGATCAAGAATTATGTGGCTCCGATCAACGCCTTCAAATTGGGCAAGAAGACGCCCTGCGCTGAAACCGGGTTCTGTCAGGACTGTGACAGCCCGGAGCGTATCTGCAACACCTGGACGATAACCGAAAAATCCTTTCCCAAAGGACGAGTCCGGGTTGTGCTCGTCAATCAGGACCTCGGCATCTAA